In the genome of Lactuca sativa cultivar Salinas chromosome 3, Lsat_Salinas_v11, whole genome shotgun sequence, the window AGTCgatgccacacaagcctttcaaCACTGTTGCTGCCCTGTCTCATTTCGCAACACAAATAAAAAAAGTGCAAGGGTGTGGGCCTCCACAGTAGCCTGTCCACCATTCGTCTCCGGACACGTGTACTCCCTCTGTGAAGCTTGGATGGATTCCAGCCTCAAATTAAACCCTTTAGTTTTCTATTTTCCTCCGCAAATAATCCACCCCCAAAATTGTTGTGGCTGAGATTTCTCCTCACTTCTTCGCCCCAAACTCTCGTCTCTCGTCGGCTCAACTCACTTCGCTTTTATTCTTTTActctcttcttccttcttccttcttacTTCTTCATATCCCCCTTTCCTTTTTCTTCCTCGGGTTTCGATCCTTCAGATTTGGGTTTAACAATTGCCAGAGTATATACGTAGTGGTCGTGTCGTCATGGAAGATATCCGGTGAATCCTGTTCATGCTGATCAGATTCCAGATCGGAACTTCAGCCTTTGTCTTCAGCCATGGCGAGTATCTTCCAAGGTATCCCTTTTTTTCTTCTTCTAGGGCTTTATTGCCCTTTCTGATAGGGGATCCTGTTTTCTTTTCCCTCCTTTTATACAAGTGATTAAATTTTCTTTTTCTCTCTTATTCTTCATGGTTCATAAAGGTTTTGGCATCATCCGGCTCAATTTGGTGAGGATTCTGATAgggaaatctctctctctctctctctctctctctctctctctctatactgttacttctactactactactacctgTTTCAGGTTCATAGAGAGTATGTATGTGTGTCTTTAATGCCTCCTCGCCTTGATTGATTTTTAATCGAATccagaaaataagaaaaataagtcGTAtaatcgctcatatgttggaattGTCATACTTGCAGTCAATCGATGATCTCAGAAATAGTAATTAGTTTCTGGATCTTGCTTTCTCTTCATGGACTTCTGCTGTTGTTACATCTCTGGTCTTTTGCAGTAGTGTTACGTTATCAGGTTTTGTTGATTACAACGGCTAAGCTATTTTCCTGGTTGGATGGTGCGAGGGATGAAAGAAGGCTTTTCTATCCCTTACTTGTTCCAGAGGATCTGAAGCAGCGCTGGTCCATCGATGGACACCTACTCATCATCTGGAGAAAAATTGAACATTAAGGTTTTTCTTTTTTAACCAAAACCATCTATCTTATGCATCATTTTATCTGTAAATTAAAATCAATTTATAGTTATCCTTGTATGACAGACAAGAAAACCGTATACAATAACTAAACAAAGAGAACGATGGACAGAAGAAGAGCATAATAGTTTTTTAGAAGCCCTGAAACTATATGGGCGAGCTTGGCAACGGATAGAAGGTATCTAGGTTGTTATATCAAATGTATAACAGCTTATTCAGCATCTTGGCTTTCCTTTCCAAGGGATTTTCATACTTGTTCAATAACTTTACAATCCTTGCCTTAATTTCCAAAACCTAAAACCCTTATCCTTATGGTCCTTGATTCCTGTATCCGCAAATTACATATATAAGTTTCCTGGTGGAAAAATTTGTTGCGATTCTCTTATCCTTTTTGGTCCTCCAATTTTGGTGTTATTACAGAACACATAGGAACCAAGACTGCAGTGCAAATCAGAAGTCATGCCCAGAAATTCTTTACAAAGGTCGATACTTTTTTGCATATGTTTTTCTTATTATCATAATTTCATTTTTATCATGAGATCTATCTCAAATACACCATGAGAATTCACTGTTGTTCATATATATGTTGTTTGCTGATAATGTTCTCTACATACCTTGTTCTGCTTCCGCATTTGATATATGTATGCTGTAATtgagagaatatatatatatatatatatatatatatatatatatatatatatatatatactttatttgAATTTATATCCCTTATCAGTTTTGAAATATAGTTATTGTGTTCTAGTTAGCTTTCTTTTTGAACTTCCAAGTAGATTTTGTTATTAATGTAAGTTGGCAAGGGTAGAAATTGAGTCATTTTAGGCTTTGCTCTCATGGAAACAATTGCCTTTATGATGGAGACTTTTGATCTTATTTGTCAACCAAGATCCATCATTGGTTATTTGATTAGTcactcagaatttgtattttgatccTTTAACGTCAACAACAATAATACCCTAGGGTAAGTGGAAGGGTGGGGAGACTAATTCCATAGATGGCCCCCAACATAAAGGAAAAAATATATCTAAATTTGTAAAGATCCTTATCAAGTAAAATTCCGTTCCATTATTTATCCTCTTAATAGGTACTAACATGCACACATGTCCTTTTTGTAATAAATGTATCAGCTGATCAATTTTTGTTCTTGATTGAAGTGCATATAGTATTAATTAGATTGTGATTTTAGGGTAAAATAtggttgtattattattattattatatatatgtaaaggGTTGTTTTTCCTTTTATGTGTATAATAGTTGGAGAAGGAGGCAGTTGCTAAAGGAGTTCCAACAAGACAGGCTCTTGACATGGAAATTCCTCCCCCACGCCCTAAAAGGAAACCAAATTATCCTTATCCCAGAAAGACTGGCTCTGGCACTTGCCCCAAAACTcatcatccaaatccaaatccaaagGAGGAGGAGGACAATgccactcatcatcatcatcatcaaccaaCTTTAGTTTCTTCTTTGCCATCTGGCATAGACCACCCCCACCTCCCAGaggtatttttattttattttatctattCAGATCAGTAAGTACAGTAGTAGTAGTATACtcatttttctttaaaatttaaatacCAGTACCATGAAcagaaacaagaagaaattgCAAACACGAGTGAGCAAGTGGATGTGGATGTGGAGAAGGAAGAACCTCCATGTGCATCATTGTCATCAGAAAATGATAATTCCATAATACCAAGAGGCGTTTTTAGAGACTTCATTAACCTTGATGAAACAAACGAATCTTACATCACCACCATTGAAACCAGAAAGTATCAGAAGAAATCAGATCAAGATGGCATGCACACATCTTCATTGTTTGACTTTCCGGAAGGTCAAAATCATGATGACAATTCAATTACAAATACAAATGGTGTGCACAGCTACCCAAGGCATGTTCCTGTACAAGTTGTAGATGGAAATCAAGGAAGTATTATTGGTATTCCAACAGGCACAGAAGAGATGTCGACACTTGAAGAAAAGTTGGAACACCACAACCCCAACCTATCtgttaacaacaacaacaacatagcTTCAAGATGTTGTTCAAGCTATCAGACAATTCCAACCTTCCATCCTCCTGTTTTCACCCACCCGTTTTctgataatcataataataataatgaagaaGAGAGTTACAGATCATTTCTCCATGTTTCATCCACAATCTCTAGCCTCATTGTTTCATCCCTGCTACAAAACCCTGCAGCCCATGCTGCAGCAAGCTTCGCTGCTAAGTTCTGGCATCCTCCTGGAAACACAGAAGCTTCTTCTGGAGATGATTCGGAAACTCAAACTCCTTCTACTCCTAGCATGACGTCCATTGCTGCGGCTACTGTAGCAGCAGCAACCGCATGGTGGGCGGCTCATGGTCTTCTCCCTGTTTGTCCTCCTTTCTACCCAACTCCAACTCCAACTCCTTTTTCATTTGGcgcgccaccaccaccaccaccagtaaCAGTCGAGGATGGAAATCAAGCAAGAGAAAAAGCTCCTCCGGAAAAGATCACAGGCTCCTCCTCatcggaggaggaggaggaggaggattcAGAAGGGAAATTAAACACAGGATCGAATCCAGATGATGATATTGATACCACCAAGGGAACGGGAACGGGAACGGTGGTGGAGGAGACCAATGTTAATGTTCGCAAACAGGTTGACCGGTCTTCTTGTGGTTCTAACACGACTTCCAGCAGTGAAATTGAGACGGATGCTTTAGAGAAGAAGAATATAAAAGAACAGGAAGaaactgctgctgctgctgcttcaGATGTACCCGATCTTGATTCTATTTCACGTGCTAGTATTATTAGGGGGGGTAGAAGCACTATTAACCCTAACGAATCATGGAAGGAGGTCTCCGAAGAGGCAAGTCATCAAATCTAATTACAGTATTTTTttatttagggttttttttttttttataaatattaattaaattgaCTTGACTTACAGGGACGACTTGCTTTCCAAGCGCTGTTCTCGAGACAAGTACTGCCACAAAGCTTTTCAgatagacataataataataataataataataataataataataataataataataatagtggtGGTGGTGAGTTGGACCTGAACAGGATGATGTTGAGAGGTGAGAAAAACATGGAGGAAGGGCTACTGACGATAGGATTGGGGAAcgtgaagctgaatgttaacaacACTCACACAGGATTCAAACCTTACAAGAGGTGTTCCATGGAGGCCAAAGAGAAGCCCGGATCGTCATCTAACCAGAATGATGACAAGGCTGCAAAGAGAATGAGGTTTCAAGCAGAGGGCTCAACTTGATGATATTCATACATACATGATTCGAAAGAGGAAGAGGAAACTTGTGTTGTATATTATGTTATTAGTCTTAAGTTTAGTCCTAAACCTCATCAAACTTCTTGTTgtgctatgtttttttttttttttttttttttttttttaccttttatcTTTGCTGCTGAATAGAATGGACACAGCAGTTATATGCCGAATGTATTGGATTTAATCGTTATATTCCTCCTGATAACTGTGGAGAATGAAAACTCAACTTGGGGAAATCAATATTTTCagcattgatttttttttttgtctataaGTGTATTGTTTTAATAAGACTGATATATTTTAGGGTTATTGTCACTGTTATTTTAGTAGGTTTCCACTGCTACGTACTTTGCCATGTAGGAAGAAAGCCGTTGACATGTTGCTTATTATGCCACCAGATGCGTTGTGGAGCTTATTCAGCAAACCTTGGAGCCTAAgtaggggtgttcaaaaccggatatccaaaaattcggatagttgattattgatatccgaatccgtatccaaaatttcggatacggattcggatattaaaccggatatccgaatttcattAGTTTTAAATAACGAAAATAAACCCTCCAAGAACAAGAACGTTTCCGTGCATTTGTTAGGTATAATAAGACTTCATTTGGTCCGGTTAAATGCAAGTTACCTCATGATACCTGAAGATCTTGAGAAATCAAACTCAAATTactaaaatcaacataaaaaataaaaaatgtaacaTTTATACCATTCTCACTTTGCGTACCAAGTAAAAATGTTAATAATTTGTCTTTTTGAATTTCAAATGAAAAAACCCAATGcattaaaactattttttatattatatatttcggATTTAAGATATCCGAAATATCcgaaattttcacattttaatatCCGTATCCGAATCCGAAAAACCGAATATCTGAATTTCGggtatccgaattttcggatatccgatttttCGGGTATTTTCGGATCAGATTTTCGGATTTTTCGGATTGGATGTTCGGATGTGGATATTTTTGACCACCCCTAAACCTAAGGCTTCAAGTGGTGCCAATGTATATAAAGGCAATCATGTGAGGATTAAACAAATAAAACCCTAAAAGTATCATCTCTTTTTCAGCCAAAATTCACCAATCGAAACCCTTGCTACCACTATCCGACAATGGCGATTCCACCACTCTCACCGATATCTATAAATTTACGTGGTTGCCTAACCGTGAACGATCTACATTCGATTTTTTTGTGACTGTGAAGAGAAGATCATCGAGACACAGGTAGAAATCCAAAAT includes:
- the LOC111902035 gene encoding protein LHY isoform X2 codes for the protein MDTYSSSGEKLNIKTRKPYTITKQRERWTEEEHNSFLEALKLYGRAWQRIEEHIGTKTAVQIRSHAQKFFTKLEKEAVAKGVPTRQALDMEIPPPRPKRKPNYPYPRKTGSGTCPKTHHPNPNPKEEEDNATHHHHHQPTLVSSLPSGIDHPHLPEKQEEIANTSEQVDVDVEKEEPPCASLSSENDNSIIPRGVFRDFINLDETNESYITTIETRKYQKKSDQDGMHTSSLFDFPEGQNHDDNSITNTNGVHSYPRHVPVQVVDGNQGSIIGIPTGTEEMSTLEEKLEHHNPNLSVNNNNNIASRCCSSYQTIPTFHPPVFTHPFSDNHNNNNEEESYRSFLHVSSTISSLIVSSLLQNPAAHAAASFAAKFWHPPGNTEASSGDDSETQTPSTPSMTSIAAATVAAATAWWAAHGLLPVCPPFYPTPTPTPFSFGAPPPPPPVTVEDGNQAREKAPPEKITGSSSSEEEEEEDSEGKLNTGSNPDDDIDTTKGTGTGTVVEETNVNVRKQVDRSSCGSNTTSSSEIETDALEKKNIKEQEETAAAAASDVPDLDSISRASIIRGGRSTINPNESWKEVSEEGRLAFQALFSRQVLPQSFSDRHNNNNNNNNNNNNNNNNSGGGELDLNRMMLRGEKNMEEGLLTIGLGNVKLNVNNTHTGFKPYKRCSMEAKEKPGSSSNQNDDKAAKRMRFQAEGST
- the LOC111902035 gene encoding protein LHY isoform X1 codes for the protein MDTYSSSGEKLNIKTRKPYTITKQRERWTEEEHNSFLEALKLYGRAWQRIEEHIGTKTAVQIRSHAQKFFTKLEKEAVAKGVPTRQALDMEIPPPRPKRKPNYPYPRKTGSGTCPKTHHPNPNPKEEEDNATHHHHHQPTLVSSLPSGIDHPHLPEYHEQKQEEIANTSEQVDVDVEKEEPPCASLSSENDNSIIPRGVFRDFINLDETNESYITTIETRKYQKKSDQDGMHTSSLFDFPEGQNHDDNSITNTNGVHSYPRHVPVQVVDGNQGSIIGIPTGTEEMSTLEEKLEHHNPNLSVNNNNNIASRCCSSYQTIPTFHPPVFTHPFSDNHNNNNEEESYRSFLHVSSTISSLIVSSLLQNPAAHAAASFAAKFWHPPGNTEASSGDDSETQTPSTPSMTSIAAATVAAATAWWAAHGLLPVCPPFYPTPTPTPFSFGAPPPPPPVTVEDGNQAREKAPPEKITGSSSSEEEEEEDSEGKLNTGSNPDDDIDTTKGTGTGTVVEETNVNVRKQVDRSSCGSNTTSSSEIETDALEKKNIKEQEETAAAAASDVPDLDSISRASIIRGGRSTINPNESWKEVSEEGRLAFQALFSRQVLPQSFSDRHNNNNNNNNNNNNNNNNSGGGELDLNRMMLRGEKNMEEGLLTIGLGNVKLNVNNTHTGFKPYKRCSMEAKEKPGSSSNQNDDKAAKRMRFQAEGST
- the LOC111902035 gene encoding protein LATE ELONGATED HYPOCOTYL isoform X3; the encoded protein is MEIPPPRPKRKPNYPYPRKTGSGTCPKTHHPNPNPKEEEDNATHHHHHQPTLVSSLPSGIDHPHLPEYHEQKQEEIANTSEQVDVDVEKEEPPCASLSSENDNSIIPRGVFRDFINLDETNESYITTIETRKYQKKSDQDGMHTSSLFDFPEGQNHDDNSITNTNGVHSYPRHVPVQVVDGNQGSIIGIPTGTEEMSTLEEKLEHHNPNLSVNNNNNIASRCCSSYQTIPTFHPPVFTHPFSDNHNNNNEEESYRSFLHVSSTISSLIVSSLLQNPAAHAAASFAAKFWHPPGNTEASSGDDSETQTPSTPSMTSIAAATVAAATAWWAAHGLLPVCPPFYPTPTPTPFSFGAPPPPPPVTVEDGNQAREKAPPEKITGSSSSEEEEEEDSEGKLNTGSNPDDDIDTTKGTGTGTVVEETNVNVRKQVDRSSCGSNTTSSSEIETDALEKKNIKEQEETAAAAASDVPDLDSISRASIIRGGRSTINPNESWKEVSEEGRLAFQALFSRQVLPQSFSDRHNNNNNNNNNNNNNNNNSGGGELDLNRMMLRGEKNMEEGLLTIGLGNVKLNVNNTHTGFKPYKRCSMEAKEKPGSSSNQNDDKAAKRMRFQAEGST